A genomic segment from Aegilops tauschii subsp. strangulata cultivar AL8/78 chromosome 1, Aet v6.0, whole genome shotgun sequence encodes:
- the LOC109772489 gene encoding glutathione S-transferase 4, giving the protein MAPALKVYGWAVSPFVARPLLCLEEAGVDYELIPMKREAGDHLLPDFLAKNPFGQVPVLEDGDLTLFESRAIARHVLRKYKPELLVGDGSPESAAMVDVWLEVEAHQHHPVAGAISIQCLLVPLLGGTRDQAIVDENVVKLRKVLEVYEARLSASKYLAGESVSLADLSHLPLMHYFMETEYASLVEERPHVKAWWEELKARPAARKVKEFMSPDFGLGNKAEQ; this is encoded by the exons ATGGCGCCGGCGCTCAAGGTGTACGGGTGGGCGGTCTCGCCGTTCGTGGCACGCCCCCTGCTGTGCCTGGAGGAGGCAGGCGTCGACTACGAGCTCATCCCCATGAAACGCGAGGCCGGTGACCACCTTCTGCCGGACTTCCTCGCCAAGAACCCCTTCGGCCAGGTCCCCGTTCTCGAGGACGGCGACCTCACCCTCTTCG AGTCGCGCGCAATTGCGAGGCACGTGCTTCGCAAGTACAAGCCGGAGCTGCTGGTGGGCGACGGCTCGCCGGAGTCGGCGGCGATGGTGGACGTGTGGCTGGAGGTGGAGGCCCACCAGCACCACCCCGTGGCGGGCGCCATCTCGATCCAGTGCCTCCTCGTCCCGCTACTCGGCGGCACGCGCGACCAGGCCATCGTCGACGAGAACGTTGTCAAGCTGAGGAAGGTGCTGGAGGTGTACGAGGCGCGGTTGTCGGCGTCCAAGTATCTCGCCGGGGAGTCGGTCAGCCTCGCCGACCTCAGCCACTTGCCGCTCATGCACTACTTCATGGAGACGGAGTACGCGTCGCTGGTGGAGGAGCGCCCGCATGTCAAGGCGTGGTGGGAGGAGCTCAAGGCCAggccggcggcgaggaaggtCAAGGAGTTCATGTCACCGGACTTTGGGCTGGGGAACAAGGCAGAGCAGTGA